In a single window of the Bos taurus isolate L1 Dominette 01449 registration number 42190680 breed Hereford chromosome 23, ARS-UCD2.0, whole genome shotgun sequence genome:
- the CYP21A2 gene encoding steroid 21-hydroxylase: MVLAGLLLLLTLLAGAHLLWGRWKLRNLHLPPLVPGFLHLLQPNLPIHLLSLTQKLGPVYRLRLGLQEVVVLNSKRTIEEAMIRKWVDFAGRPQIPSYKLVSQRCQDISLGDYSLLWKAHKKLTRSALLLGTRSSMEPWVDQLTQEFCERMRVQAGAPVTIQKEFSLLTCSIICYLTFGNKEDTLVHAFHDCVQDLMKTWDHWSIQILDMVPFLRFFPNPGLWRLKQAIENRDHMVEKQLTRHKESMVAGQWRDMTDYMLQGVGRQRVEEGPGQLLEGHVHMSVVDLFIGGTETTASTLSWAVAFLLHHPEIQRRLQEELDRELGPGASCSRVTYKDRARLPLLNATIAEVLRLRPVVPLALPHRTTRPSSIFGYDIPEGMVVIPNLQGAHLDETVWEQPHEFRPDRFLEPGANPSALAFGCGARVCLGESLARLELFVVLLRLLQAFTLLPPPVGALPSLQPDPYCGVNLKVQPFQVRLQPRGVEAGAWESASAQ; encoded by the exons ATGGTCCtcgcagggctgctgctgctgctcacccTGCTAGCTGGCGCTCACCTGCTATGGGGCCGGTGGAAGCTCAGAAacctccacctcccacctctgGTCCCCGGCTTCCTGCACCTGCTGCAGCCCAACCTCCCCATCCATCTGCTGAGCCTGACTCAGAAACTCGGGCCTGTCTACAGGCTTCGCCTTGGGCTGCAAG AGGTGGTGGTGCTGAACTCCAAGAGGACCATTGAGGAGGCTATGATCAGGAAGTGGGTGGACTTTGCCGGCAGACCCCAGATACCATCCT ACAAGTTGGTGTCTCAGCGCTGCCAGGACATCTCTCTGGGGGACTACTCTCTGCTCTGGAAGGCCCACAAGAAACTCACCCGCTCAGCCTTGCTGCTGGGCACCCGCAGCTCCATGGAGCCCTGGGTGGACCAGCTGACCCAGGAGTTCTGCGAG CGCATGAGAGTCCAGGCCGGTGCCCCCGTGACCATCCAGAAGGAATTCTCTCTGCTTACCTGCAGCATCATCTGTTACCTCACTTTTGGAAACAAG GAGGACACCTTAGTACATGCCTTTCACGACTGTGTTCAGGACTTGATGAAGACCTGGGACCACTGGTCCATCCAGATTTTGGACATGGTTCCTTTTCTCAGg TTCTTCCCCAACCCTGGGCTCTGGAGGCTGAAGCAGGCCATAGAGAACAGGGACCACATGGTGGAGAAGCAGCTGACGCGCCACAAG gagaGCATGGTGGCCGGCCAGTGGAGGGATATGACGGACTACATGCTCCAGGGGGTAGGGAGGCAAAGAGTAGAAGAGGGCCCGGGACAGCTCCTGGAAGGACACGTGCACATGTCTGTGGTGGACCTTTTCATCGGGGGCACTGAAACCACGGCGAGCACCCTCTCCTGGGCTGTGGCGTTCCTACTTCACCACCCCGAG ATTCAGCGCCGCCTTCAGGAGGAGTTGGATCGCGAGCTGGGCCCCGGAGCCTCATGCTCCCGAGTCACTTACAAGGACCGCGCTCGGCTGCCTCTGCTCAACGCCACCATCGCGGAGGTGCTGCGCCTGCGGCCGGTCGTGCCCCTGGCCTTGCCTCACCGCACCACGCGGCCTAGCAG CATCTTCGGCTACGACATCCCTGAGGGCATGGTCGTTATCCCCAACCTCCAAGGTGCCCACCTGGACGAGACCGTCTGGGAGCAGCCGCACGAGTTCCGGCCGG ACCGCTTCCTGGAGCCGGGCGCGAACCCCAGCGCGCTGGCATTTGGCTGCGGGGCGCGCGTGTGCCTGGGCGAGTCGCTGGCGCGCCTGGAGCTCTTCGTGGTGCTCCTGCGACTGCTGCAGGCCTTCACGCTGCTGCCGCCGCCCGTGGGCGCCCTGCCGTCGCTGCAGCCGGATCCCTACTGCGGTGTCAACCTCAAGGTCCAGCCTTTCCAGGTGCGGCTGCAGCCCCGGGGGGTGGAGGCCGGGGCCTGGGAGAGCGCCAGTGCCCAGTGA
- the CYP21A2 gene encoding steroid 21-hydroxylase isoform X2, which produces MVLAGLLLLLTLLAGAHLLWGRWKLRNLHLPPLVPGFLHLLQPNLPIHLLSLTQKLGPVYRLRLGLQEVVVLNSKRTIEEAMIRKWVDFAGRPQIPSCKGLLEGRSRALGSRGGSGLWLPWSSRPSHPQPLLADKLVSQRCQDISLGDYSLLWKAHKKLTRSALLLGTRSSMEPWVDQLTQEFCERMRVQAGAPVTIQKEFSLLTCSIICYLTFGNKEDTLVHAFHDCVQDLMKTWDHWSIQILDMVPFLRFFPNPGLWRLKQAIENRDHMVEKQLTRHKESMVAGQWRDMTDYMLQGVGRQRVEEGPGQLLEGHVHMSVVDLFIGGTETTASTLSWAVAFLLHHPEIQRRLQEELDRELGPGASCSRVTYKDRARLPLLNATIAEVLRLRPVVPLALPHRTTRPSSIFGYDIPEGMVVIPNLQGAHLDETVWEQPHEFRPDRFLEPGANPSALAFGCGARVCLGESLARLELFVVLLRLLQAFTLLPPPVGALPSLQPDPYCGVNLKVQPFQVRLQPRGVEAGAWESASAQ; this is translated from the exons ATGGTCCtcgcagggctgctgctgctgctcacccTGCTAGCTGGCGCTCACCTGCTATGGGGCCGGTGGAAGCTCAGAAacctccacctcccacctctgGTCCCCGGCTTCCTGCACCTGCTGCAGCCCAACCTCCCCATCCATCTGCTGAGCCTGACTCAGAAACTCGGGCCTGTCTACAGGCTTCGCCTTGGGCTGCAAG AGGTGGTGGTGCTGAACTCCAAGAGGACCATTGAGGAGGCTATGATCAGGAAGTGGGTGGACTTTGCCGGCAGACCCCAGATACCATCCTGTAAGGGGTTGCTTGAGGGGAGAAGCAGGGCTTTGGGAAGCAGGGGAGGTTCAGGCCTGTGGCTTCCTTGGTCAAGTcgaccctcccacccccaacccctactCGCAGACAAGTTGGTGTCTCAGCGCTGCCAGGACATCTCTCTGGGGGACTACTCTCTGCTCTGGAAGGCCCACAAGAAACTCACCCGCTCAGCCTTGCTGCTGGGCACCCGCAGCTCCATGGAGCCCTGGGTGGACCAGCTGACCCAGGAGTTCTGCGAG CGCATGAGAGTCCAGGCCGGTGCCCCCGTGACCATCCAGAAGGAATTCTCTCTGCTTACCTGCAGCATCATCTGTTACCTCACTTTTGGAAACAAG GAGGACACCTTAGTACATGCCTTTCACGACTGTGTTCAGGACTTGATGAAGACCTGGGACCACTGGTCCATCCAGATTTTGGACATGGTTCCTTTTCTCAGg TTCTTCCCCAACCCTGGGCTCTGGAGGCTGAAGCAGGCCATAGAGAACAGGGACCACATGGTGGAGAAGCAGCTGACGCGCCACAAG gagaGCATGGTGGCCGGCCAGTGGAGGGATATGACGGACTACATGCTCCAGGGGGTAGGGAGGCAAAGAGTAGAAGAGGGCCCGGGACAGCTCCTGGAAGGACACGTGCACATGTCTGTGGTGGACCTTTTCATCGGGGGCACTGAAACCACGGCGAGCACCCTCTCCTGGGCTGTGGCGTTCCTACTTCACCACCCCGAG ATTCAGCGCCGCCTTCAGGAGGAGTTGGATCGCGAGCTGGGCCCCGGAGCCTCATGCTCCCGAGTCACTTACAAGGACCGCGCTCGGCTGCCTCTGCTCAACGCCACCATCGCGGAGGTGCTGCGCCTGCGGCCGGTCGTGCCCCTGGCCTTGCCTCACCGCACCACGCGGCCTAGCAG CATCTTCGGCTACGACATCCCTGAGGGCATGGTCGTTATCCCCAACCTCCAAGGTGCCCACCTGGACGAGACCGTCTGGGAGCAGCCGCACGAGTTCCGGCCGG ACCGCTTCCTGGAGCCGGGCGCGAACCCCAGCGCGCTGGCATTTGGCTGCGGGGCGCGCGTGTGCCTGGGCGAGTCGCTGGCGCGCCTGGAGCTCTTCGTGGTGCTCCTGCGACTGCTGCAGGCCTTCACGCTGCTGCCGCCGCCCGTGGGCGCCCTGCCGTCGCTGCAGCCGGATCCCTACTGCGGTGTCAACCTCAAGGTCCAGCCTTTCCAGGTGCGGCTGCAGCCCCGGGGGGTGGAGGCCGGGGCCTGGGAGAGCGCCAGTGCCCAGTGA
- the CYP21A2 gene encoding steroid 21-hydroxylase isoform X3, whose protein sequence is MVLAGLLLLLTLLAGAHLLWGRWKLRNLHLPPLVPGFLHLLQPNLPIHLLSLTQKLGPVYRLRLGLQEVVVLNSKRTIEEAMIRKWVDFAGRPQIPSYKLVSQRCQDISLGDYSLLWKAHKKLTRSALLLGTRSSMEPWVDQLTQEFCERMRVQAGAPVTIQKEFSLLTCSIICYLTFGNKEDTLVHAFHDCVQDLMKTWDHWSIQILDMVPFLRVRRRSPDMPGPGRKGGDGEQASLPAATPSYSLPQFFPNPGLWRLKQAIENRDHMVEKQLTRHKESMVAGQWRDMTDYMLQGVGRQRVEEGPGQLLEGHVHMSVVDLFIGGTETTASTLSWAVAFLLHHPEIQRRLQEELDRELGPGASCSRVTYKDRARLPLLNATIAEVLRLRPVVPLALPHRTTRPSSIFGYDIPEGMVVIPNLQGAHLDETVWEQPHEFRPDRFLEPGANPSALAFGCGARVCLGESLARLELFVVLLRLLQAFTLLPPPVGALPSLQPDPYCGVNLKVQPFQVRLQPRGVEAGAWESASAQ, encoded by the exons ATGGTCCtcgcagggctgctgctgctgctcacccTGCTAGCTGGCGCTCACCTGCTATGGGGCCGGTGGAAGCTCAGAAacctccacctcccacctctgGTCCCCGGCTTCCTGCACCTGCTGCAGCCCAACCTCCCCATCCATCTGCTGAGCCTGACTCAGAAACTCGGGCCTGTCTACAGGCTTCGCCTTGGGCTGCAAG AGGTGGTGGTGCTGAACTCCAAGAGGACCATTGAGGAGGCTATGATCAGGAAGTGGGTGGACTTTGCCGGCAGACCCCAGATACCATCCT ACAAGTTGGTGTCTCAGCGCTGCCAGGACATCTCTCTGGGGGACTACTCTCTGCTCTGGAAGGCCCACAAGAAACTCACCCGCTCAGCCTTGCTGCTGGGCACCCGCAGCTCCATGGAGCCCTGGGTGGACCAGCTGACCCAGGAGTTCTGCGAG CGCATGAGAGTCCAGGCCGGTGCCCCCGTGACCATCCAGAAGGAATTCTCTCTGCTTACCTGCAGCATCATCTGTTACCTCACTTTTGGAAACAAG GAGGACACCTTAGTACATGCCTTTCACGACTGTGTTCAGGACTTGATGAAGACCTGGGACCACTGGTCCATCCAGATTTTGGACATGGTTCCTTTTCTCAGggtgaggaggcgcagccccgaCATGCCTGGTCCTGGGAgaaagggtggggatggggaacaGGCTTCCTTGCCAGCAGCTACACCTTCTTACTCTCTGCCCCAGTTCTTCCCCAACCCTGGGCTCTGGAGGCTGAAGCAGGCCATAGAGAACAGGGACCACATGGTGGAGAAGCAGCTGACGCGCCACAAG gagaGCATGGTGGCCGGCCAGTGGAGGGATATGACGGACTACATGCTCCAGGGGGTAGGGAGGCAAAGAGTAGAAGAGGGCCCGGGACAGCTCCTGGAAGGACACGTGCACATGTCTGTGGTGGACCTTTTCATCGGGGGCACTGAAACCACGGCGAGCACCCTCTCCTGGGCTGTGGCGTTCCTACTTCACCACCCCGAG ATTCAGCGCCGCCTTCAGGAGGAGTTGGATCGCGAGCTGGGCCCCGGAGCCTCATGCTCCCGAGTCACTTACAAGGACCGCGCTCGGCTGCCTCTGCTCAACGCCACCATCGCGGAGGTGCTGCGCCTGCGGCCGGTCGTGCCCCTGGCCTTGCCTCACCGCACCACGCGGCCTAGCAG CATCTTCGGCTACGACATCCCTGAGGGCATGGTCGTTATCCCCAACCTCCAAGGTGCCCACCTGGACGAGACCGTCTGGGAGCAGCCGCACGAGTTCCGGCCGG ACCGCTTCCTGGAGCCGGGCGCGAACCCCAGCGCGCTGGCATTTGGCTGCGGGGCGCGCGTGTGCCTGGGCGAGTCGCTGGCGCGCCTGGAGCTCTTCGTGGTGCTCCTGCGACTGCTGCAGGCCTTCACGCTGCTGCCGCCGCCCGTGGGCGCCCTGCCGTCGCTGCAGCCGGATCCCTACTGCGGTGTCAACCTCAAGGTCCAGCCTTTCCAGGTGCGGCTGCAGCCCCGGGGGGTGGAGGCCGGGGCCTGGGAGAGCGCCAGTGCCCAGTGA
- the CYP21A2 gene encoding steroid 21-hydroxylase isoform X1, with protein MVLAGLLLLLTLLAGAHLLWGRWKLRNLHLPPLVPGFLHLLQPNLPIHLLSLTQKLGPVYRLRLGLQEVVVLNSKRTIEEAMIRKWVDFAGRPQIPSCKGLLEGRSRALGSRGGSGLWLPWSSRPSHPQPLLADKLVSQRCQDISLGDYSLLWKAHKKLTRSALLLGTRSSMEPWVDQLTQEFCERMRVQAGAPVTIQKEFSLLTCSIICYLTFGNKEDTLVHAFHDCVQDLMKTWDHWSIQILDMVPFLRVRRRSPDMPGPGRKGGDGEQASLPAATPSYSLPQFFPNPGLWRLKQAIENRDHMVEKQLTRHKESMVAGQWRDMTDYMLQGVGRQRVEEGPGQLLEGHVHMSVVDLFIGGTETTASTLSWAVAFLLHHPEIQRRLQEELDRELGPGASCSRVTYKDRARLPLLNATIAEVLRLRPVVPLALPHRTTRPSSIFGYDIPEGMVVIPNLQGAHLDETVWEQPHEFRPDRFLEPGANPSALAFGCGARVCLGESLARLELFVVLLRLLQAFTLLPPPVGALPSLQPDPYCGVNLKVQPFQVRLQPRGVEAGAWESASAQ; from the exons ATGGTCCtcgcagggctgctgctgctgctcacccTGCTAGCTGGCGCTCACCTGCTATGGGGCCGGTGGAAGCTCAGAAacctccacctcccacctctgGTCCCCGGCTTCCTGCACCTGCTGCAGCCCAACCTCCCCATCCATCTGCTGAGCCTGACTCAGAAACTCGGGCCTGTCTACAGGCTTCGCCTTGGGCTGCAAG AGGTGGTGGTGCTGAACTCCAAGAGGACCATTGAGGAGGCTATGATCAGGAAGTGGGTGGACTTTGCCGGCAGACCCCAGATACCATCCTGTAAGGGGTTGCTTGAGGGGAGAAGCAGGGCTTTGGGAAGCAGGGGAGGTTCAGGCCTGTGGCTTCCTTGGTCAAGTcgaccctcccacccccaacccctactCGCAGACAAGTTGGTGTCTCAGCGCTGCCAGGACATCTCTCTGGGGGACTACTCTCTGCTCTGGAAGGCCCACAAGAAACTCACCCGCTCAGCCTTGCTGCTGGGCACCCGCAGCTCCATGGAGCCCTGGGTGGACCAGCTGACCCAGGAGTTCTGCGAG CGCATGAGAGTCCAGGCCGGTGCCCCCGTGACCATCCAGAAGGAATTCTCTCTGCTTACCTGCAGCATCATCTGTTACCTCACTTTTGGAAACAAG GAGGACACCTTAGTACATGCCTTTCACGACTGTGTTCAGGACTTGATGAAGACCTGGGACCACTGGTCCATCCAGATTTTGGACATGGTTCCTTTTCTCAGggtgaggaggcgcagccccgaCATGCCTGGTCCTGGGAgaaagggtggggatggggaacaGGCTTCCTTGCCAGCAGCTACACCTTCTTACTCTCTGCCCCAGTTCTTCCCCAACCCTGGGCTCTGGAGGCTGAAGCAGGCCATAGAGAACAGGGACCACATGGTGGAGAAGCAGCTGACGCGCCACAAG gagaGCATGGTGGCCGGCCAGTGGAGGGATATGACGGACTACATGCTCCAGGGGGTAGGGAGGCAAAGAGTAGAAGAGGGCCCGGGACAGCTCCTGGAAGGACACGTGCACATGTCTGTGGTGGACCTTTTCATCGGGGGCACTGAAACCACGGCGAGCACCCTCTCCTGGGCTGTGGCGTTCCTACTTCACCACCCCGAG ATTCAGCGCCGCCTTCAGGAGGAGTTGGATCGCGAGCTGGGCCCCGGAGCCTCATGCTCCCGAGTCACTTACAAGGACCGCGCTCGGCTGCCTCTGCTCAACGCCACCATCGCGGAGGTGCTGCGCCTGCGGCCGGTCGTGCCCCTGGCCTTGCCTCACCGCACCACGCGGCCTAGCAG CATCTTCGGCTACGACATCCCTGAGGGCATGGTCGTTATCCCCAACCTCCAAGGTGCCCACCTGGACGAGACCGTCTGGGAGCAGCCGCACGAGTTCCGGCCGG ACCGCTTCCTGGAGCCGGGCGCGAACCCCAGCGCGCTGGCATTTGGCTGCGGGGCGCGCGTGTGCCTGGGCGAGTCGCTGGCGCGCCTGGAGCTCTTCGTGGTGCTCCTGCGACTGCTGCAGGCCTTCACGCTGCTGCCGCCGCCCGTGGGCGCCCTGCCGTCGCTGCAGCCGGATCCCTACTGCGGTGTCAACCTCAAGGTCCAGCCTTTCCAGGTGCGGCTGCAGCCCCGGGGGGTGGAGGCCGGGGCCTGGGAGAGCGCCAGTGCCCAGTGA